From the Hordeum vulgare subsp. vulgare chromosome 1H, MorexV3_pseudomolecules_assembly, whole genome shotgun sequence genome, the window cTACACAGTCAGGACCGtctcacgcacactctggttggaattggccttcgccgccatgatcttattttttctcttccgCTGCTATCATCTCTAATCTAGTGtgtgttttctagttttctttgttttccgctgcgtccaccaaatccgttgatattttgtgttttctcatgccatgcgagtccaccataccttagtccgtcagcctttctttggtcctgatcctttctatgcaacttttgtggcctacttgcccttgttgttttctataggattttctggacttcttttgcactgtcgatctacgtccatcgtgccttatccaCCGAGCTTTTTTTtgccgacggttgtcgtggactatgattttccgcccaatgctttattctcttgatgtgccatcttcttttggcaacccatcttctcttgatacttatcttgtatcttcaagtgatgcggtgtctacctttgatgtgccatctcttcgttatccccttcggcgactcgacaagttttgaagactcttcatgctacgacgacactctcaagacacagatttggattatcatttttttttgtattacacttcttcaaatgcaatgctattgcatacgctttgcatttgagggggggtgttaggaagtattagtattagtctaggagtccttattagtctactaatattagtctaggagtccttattagtctatgtttactttccttgcacctcaagtcatgtgtaatatatatatgccccttgggccttcaatatagataagttgctttcctaacagttTGGTCTATTTTTCAGATCTAGGTTATGGGCAATATGGGTTGTATTCCTCGTTTTTTAGTCCCGATTTGCGGCATGAGTAGGGTGTGGAAGGTGGCTCGGGAGTAGACTTGATGTTCTTGTAGGAATTTGGTGCTCGTGGCATCCCCGGTAGTACCGGATCTGACCAGTAGTGGTTTTCACCCCACGGTCTCtgccctgagcggtactaccactcttccgggtggtactaccgcccataagaggtagtaccgctcctggcagcggtactaccgctctgggatGGCATATGCACTTCATTCCTATTTTTCATCACCTATTTCTCCCATTTATTGGTTTCTTGTTGACTCTTGCACATCGTTTACTCTCATGTTTTCCTCTGGTTATGTTTTGGATCtcaggaggtggcagctctgctcATTAGGAGCGTAGGACGAACCCCAGCCGTGGAAGCACGAAGCGTTACCGTACATGTGAGGCACACAACTCAAGTCAACCGCAGGGGTCTGTTCCTAAGGAAAGTGCTAGCCAGGCTGCTTCCAAGTCTAAGGGGAAGCACCCTGCTGTCAGGCCCTTGAAGTCTCAATCCATGGCCACTCTGAATGCTAAggacttctggatgtcccgcaaGGCCTATCCCTATAGAGAACCCCAGGAACCATCAATGCTCAACCGTCCCTTGTGGAACAGGAAGCAACTGTCAGTCTATAATGGCATTCTGAAGAAAAGGGAGAACCTCTATGTTCCACATGTCAAATCCATTGACGTtgaatatttgcagttgaatGTCAGGTACTTCGGGACTGCTCTTTCTCTGTGTGAAAAGCTGGGCATTCTCAACATTATGCAGTTCAACAAAGACTTTAATGCCGAGATTATTGTTGTCTTCTTTGGCACGGTGCATCTGGGAACTGATGAGGACAGGACTTTGACTTGGATGACAAACGTCAGGTTACTTTCTGCTCCCTGAAGGCCTTTATGAATCTGCTTAACATTGAGGACAAGAGACTCGAGAACCCTCTTGGTTTCCGTCTcagccttcgtcaggaaatccatgttgcgctctagtctgggccttcgtcaggaaatccgccaactgtaactcggaaggcacatactgaagagccataacctgatcctgcacaccgGCACGCACATAAAAAGCATCAACATCAATATGCTtgatgagctcatgcttcacaggatcgcgcgcaatgctaatagcacatgtactgtcagataagagcagagtcggtgtagtgatagaaacaccaaaatcctgaagtaaccaccgtaaccaagtcacctctgccgtcaaaagagccatcgctcgcaactcagcctctgcactcgaacgggaaactgcggtctgtttcttcgtcttccaggcaatgagagaaccaccaagaaaaacacagtaagcagaaagtgaacggcgatatgaaggatcactagcccacgtagcatccgaataggcctgaagctgtaaagaactggagcgaggaaagaatagacggtgagagatcgtgccccgaagatatcagAGAACACGAAGGAGGTGACCATAGTGAACCGAGGTACGAGCAGAGACGAACTGACtgagaatatgaaccggataagagatatccggacgagtgacagctagatagacaagactgccaacaagatgacgataacgcgtcggatcaggcaggggatcaccatcagtatcACGAAGGTGAACACTAAGCTCCATGGGAGTCTTAATAATGCGCTCGTcggtaagagcagcacgagcaagaagatcctggatatacttttcctgcgATATAAAAAagtcatcagaggtagaagagacttcaatccaaAAAAAGTAACGAAGaagtccaagatcagacataagaaactgctcactaagacgggcgtttagaaaggcaatatactcggggtcatcaccagtgatgatcatgtcatcaacatagagaagaagagtcCAACCACGAGGAGAAAGATGGACAAACAATGTTGGATCATGAGCACTTGATGAAAAACCGGCgacagtcaccacagaggcaaaacgctcaaaccaggcgcggggggcttgcttaaggccatagagagagggaCGAAGACGACatgccatgccatcaggaacaaaatacccaggtggtggctgcaagtacacctcctcacgcagctcaccattaagaaaggcattcttaacatcaagctgagatacaGACCAGTGGCGTAcagaggccacggcaagaagtgtacgaatagtggtcatatgggccacaggagcaaaagtctcatcgtaatcacgaccatgctcctgctgaaaaccacgagccacaagacgagctttataacgctcaagagaaccatcggagcgagtcttaaccttgtagacccacttacatgtGATGGGACGGACaccgggaggaagggaaacaagatcccatgtaccagtgcgttcaagagcagtaatctcctctgccatcgcaaactgccattcaggatgaacaacagcctgacgataggaagtcggctcaagaacagcagcaccagcggtggGAAATCCAAGGCGATCAGCAGGCGGACGAGGGCGAGAATGCAAGCCATAGGgaggctgagacgaggatgacgacacatccgCAGAGTCATCCACAtgacgtgaacgacgagtgtaacactgaggaaaataTGGAACAATGCAAGGAGGGGTCGCCAAGGGAGAATCGGGGGATGAAGAcaaagaagtcaccggagatgaaggtgcagaATCTGGTGACATGCGAGGGGAGGAGACCGTGGGAGATGGTGGTGGCAAATCGacaagaggtggagaagcagagggagcggaacgaataggcaaaggctcgatGGGGTGAGAGGTGtatcaggaaaagtgaggaaagagatatcctccactgaaaaggtcaaggaagatgggcgtgggtagaagggacgagactcaccaaaagtcacatcccgagagatacgcatccgactaccgataggatcccaacaacgatagcccttatgctcatcactgtagcctaagaagacacattcaacagactgagcggtcagtttggtgcgttcgcgaggggcaagaagaacatagcaaacacaacaaaacatgcgaagcatcgaataatcgggagaacgatcaaaaagacgctcaaAAGGAACACCgccctgtagagcagcggaaggttgtagattgatgagatagatggaggtggagacggcctcagcccagaaatgaggcgggagagaggcagcaatcatcatcgcacgagccgtctcaagaaggtgacaatgcttgcgctcagccacaccattctgagcatgagcaccaggacaagagaactgaGCAAGTGTACCCTGCTCAGCGAGAAATCCACGCAACATCTTGGAGATATACTCTCCAGCAGAGTCAGCACGGAACACACGAATAGGCGTagagaactgagtgtgaaccatggcagcaaaacgcttatagatAGATAATACCTCACTGCGAGAAGACATAAAATAGATCCACGTGTAttgagagaaatcatctataaagataatatagtagcGATGGCCTCCCTTCGAGGCAAAGGGAGCTGGACCCCAAACATCCGAGTGAACAAGGTCAAAAGGACGTTGACACACAGTCTCGCTATGAGGATAAGGTAACTGAACCTGTTTACCAAGCCGGCAGCGTTGACAGTCTAAAGACACACCACCGGAGACAGATCCAAGAAGACCACGTCGAACTAAGGATGAGAGATGGGAGCCACATAAATGACCCGGACGATGATGCCACTGTAGAAAAGAGTTGGTAGACAGGGCAACAGAGGAGGAGAGACTGGCTGCGGTGGCAGCAGATGGAAGGTGAAGCCAGTCAAGCTCCCAGAGACCCTGAGAGTCACGGCGCCGAGGGCCAGCACCAAGAAGAGCACCAGTGTGACGGTCCAGAACTGAACATGAGTCAAAGTCAAGAATGACCCGACAACCAGAGTCAACAATCTGGCCACCAGAAAGGAGCTGCATGGTAagccgaggaacatgagcaacatcgggaacatgaaaagatgaagtgctaAGAGTGCCTCGGCCAGTAACCGGGAGAGAAGTACCATCAACAGTAagaacatgaacaggagaatcaagagGTCGATTAGATGACACAGTGGATGAATCATGAGTCATATGAAAAGATGCTCCAGTATCAAGAACCCACGGAGATGTACCTGCGTGTGTAGAAGGTCGTCTCACAATGCCAGAAGAGTCCGTAGCAGAACCAACAGAACCTGTCGATGAAGAAACAAAAGATGGGGCTAGCAGACATCGAAATCGTCCAATCTCTTGCTCAGTCAGGGGCGCAACTGAAGATGTCGATGTAGACACACCCGACAATGGAGAGTCGGAGGCAAGCAGCAGGGCGCGAAGTCGGCAATCTCGTCCTCGGTGAAGTACACAGCTGAAGTAGGCGGCGTAATGGCACGAGGAGAGAAGCGACCACCACTACCTGTGGAAGCCGCTAAATATGGCGCTGTAGCATGTCCAGTATCGTCGGCAAAGACCGGTGGAGAAGACGAGGCCGTGTGCAGACAAGCACCAAGCGCCAAGGGAAGACGCGTGGACGAAGAGCAGTCCATGGAGTCATGGGCACCAGGACAACCGGTGAAAGTCGCGAGAGGTGTCGGGGAAGAGCGACATGCACCGATGAAAGTCAAGAGAGGAGTCGGTGTAGAGCGACAATCACTATATGTAGAGCTCGCAGGAGTAGCAGAAGAACTACCAGCACAATCGTCAGGAGTCACGGGAAGCAAGGGACTGCAACATTGCGTGCTGGTGTAGaccatttgggggggggggccaGGGAACAGACGATCCAATCTGGAGAAGTAGACGGCGGCGCGACCTAGAGAGCCTCGGGCCGATCCAATCAGTAGAAGCACACCATGGCGTGACGAGCCTGCCTCGATCTAGAGAGCCTTGGGCCAATCCGGTGCGGATGGAGTCGGGGGCGGCGGTGCAATACCAGGGGCGGCGCGACGGCGGTTGGCGGCGGGAGCAGGAGGAGCTGTAGCAGCGACCTCGAGCGGGAGCAGGGCCGGCGGGAGCAGATGCCTCCTGCTTCGAGTGGGAGCAGATACCTCCTGCTTCGAGCGGGAGCAGAGAACTCGAGCGGGAGAAGAGCCGGCGGGAGCAGAGAACTCGAGCGGGAGCAGAGCCGGCGGGAGCAGAGGCCTCCTGCTTCGATCCGGTTCGATCTAGCGAGAACGAGCGTGACAGCTAGATCTGAGATTGAGGACGGGAACAGGAGATCGAGGCGGAGACTTCGATTGGGAGAGACGGATCAATCGCACGAGTTGCAGCGTGCAAAAAATTGACCTAGCTCTAAtcatgttaggaatatgcaacttagtattcccatgaggccataggccgatatatatacatgtacaggtttgGACTATATGCAGAAAACCACTTATACAACGGGATAAATACAAAGGGTTAcatggctatattatatatactctaacagACCCAAGCGGTAGgccgacggtagtaccgctccagggcgGAAGTGGCCTAGCTAGTTCCGCTGGCTAGTGTTGCTGCCCGTGGGTCTCGACACTTTTCGTGTCGGACTGAGCGGTTTTAGGAGCAGTAgtgcagggcggtagtaccgcccagcgGGCGATAGTATCGCTTGTTACTACTGCGCCAGAAACCCTCGGCACTTCTGGGCTAGGTCCGCAGCATATCCTAAGCGGATATaggaggcggtactacctcttatgagcgGCAATACCATTCctggcagtggtagtaccgctcaggccgTACTACCGGCCCCTGCCTTCCTCTCTGGTTGTTGCCCTCTgccccagcagtagtaccgctcctcgcagtggtagtaccgctccggccgCACTACCGGACCCTGCCTTCCTCTCTGGTTGCTGCCCTCGgccccagcagtagtaccgctcctagtaccgctccctggagcggtagtaccgctctgataCGGGCTGTGcaagtgggtaacggttggattcattcctccactatataaaggggttcttcttccctgagaacTTCACCTTTTccaaccctaagctccattgttgctccaagctccattttcgccCAATCTCTCTCTGTAGCCcacaaaacttgttgattctctagggtttgcttgagagggccttgatctacacttccaccaagagaaatttgattccccccaccaatccctcgcggatcttgttactcttggatgtttgagcaccctagacggttgaggtcacctcgaagccattccattatggtgaagcttcgtggtatcATTGtgagcctccaattcagttgtggagattgcccaaccttgtttgtaaaggttcggtcgccgccttcaagggcaccactagtggaatcatggcaccttgcattgtgtgagggcatgaggagaatacggtagccttagtggcatcttggggagcattgtgcctccacaccgctccaacggagacgtacttcccctcagagggaaggaacttcggaaacacatcctcgtctccatcaattccacttgtggttacttcttacctttacttgtatttgttaCTTACTTGTTATTATTGtggctagcatcatataggttgctcactttgttgcatatctagacaacctatttgttgctaaacttaatttgttaaagaaaagcttaaaattttgttagttgcctattcacacacacaccctctagtcaaccatatcgatcctttcaaccgtcatcaaggacatgtacgataatgttgtgacaagtggtcaaacaagtgatggcgacactgatGACTTCCCAATTAAAATAGGACTGCATCAGGGGTCAACTTTGAGCCCTTGTCTTTTTGTCTtgctgatggatgaggtcacaagggatatacaaggagatatcccatggtgtatgctctttgcggacaaTGTGGTGCTAGTCAATGATAGTCGGACAGGGTCAACAGGAAGTTAGagctgttaagcttcatgcactagccaacacaaccaaaagtccgaactgatggaaagggctaggcaatccgcatatacacttcaacaccccctctcacgtgaGACGCGGAGAGTCAACACGTGGACAGACTCAGCGGTATGGCTCAAGAGGCCTATACGTGGACAAAGGGGGGCATCAACAATTTTTTAGATAAACTGCGAAAGCCacgacttgaactcaagaccttaggcCTTGATACTATGTTAAGCTTTATGCACTAGCCAACACAatcaaaagtccgaactgatggaaaggtctaggcaatccacatatacacttcaacaagAGCTATGAAGACAAACCTTGGAATCGAAAAGTTTTagacttagtagaactaaaaccgagtacatgaggtgcgATTTCAGTACTACtgggcacgaggaggaggaggaggttagccttgatgggcaggtGGTGCCTCAGAAGGACACATTTCAATATTTGGGatcaatgttgcagaaggatgaggatatcgatgaagatgtcAACCATCGAATTAAAGCCAAATGGATGAAGTGGCCAAGTTTCTAGCATTCTCTGTGACaaaagagtgccacaaaagctaaaaagcAAGCTCTATAGGAGGGCGGttcgacccgcaatgttgtatggcgctaagtgttggccgactaaaagaCGACATGTGAAATAGTTGGGTGTAGCGGAAAtgcacatgttgagatggatgtgtggccacacaaggaaggaccaagtctggaatgatgatatacgagatagagtcGGGTACcgtcgattgaagagaagcttgtccaacatcgtctgagatggttcGGTCATATTCAGTGCAGGCCTCCAGAAGCTCCAGTGCATAGTGGACGGCTAAAGCGTGCTGATAATGTCAAAAGTGGCcggggtagaccgaacttgacatgggatGAGTCCGTAAAGAGATATTTGAAGGATTGGAGTATCACCAAAGAACGAGCCATGTACAGGAGTGCGTGGAAGCTTgatatccatgtgccagaaccatgagttggtcgcaatatcttatgggtttcacctctagcctaccccaacttgtttgggactaaagactttgttgttgttgttattgttgttgttgttgttgttgttgttaactcTGTGGTTGAAAATAAGCCAAGCAAGTAAGAGGCATTTTGAAGACCAGATCCATTTTATTGGAGTAAGACAAGTAAGATGAGCAACTGATATCAGTATAAATCATTTGCATTTTCTCATGTACGCAAACTATGTTATGGGAATAGTCCCGTGGGTAGCAGCCATGTAGCAAGCCAGTAGCAGCTTTGACAACAAGGAGGGGTAAGTAGCCTTGCCACTCATGTTCATTCACTTTGACTGTTTATAGTCTCATGCATTGGTGTGGATGTTTGCTAGAACTTATAACCTGACACTAAGTTGCTCAAAAAAAAGAATTAGAGTCGTATTCCAAACAGGATGTTAATTCTAAAGAATGTTAGTGTTGCCATTGCCAATAAATATAACACGAGTAACAGGACCACGTGAACAAAAATATATatagataaataaataaataaagcccAGTAATACTCACCAGACAATAGTTCAGCTGAGTCAAATATTTCCAGTTGTTCATTATTGTTGCTATTCAAACACCACAGGTCTGTTGGATAATAGATAGGGATGTTCCTATTATGAGCTATTTCAATGAGTTGTACCACTTCCTTGGTTGCATTTTTTTCTATCAAACAGGAAGGCACTGGAATTCCAAGACCATTCATTATTTGAAATGATAATTTTCCAACAAGAAACAACCCATCGCATTGAGAGGCTAACAGATGCAGTGCAGGTGCCTTTCTCAAGAAGTTACTGCCTCCAATCTGCAATAACCAGAACAATATCAGCAAGAAATCGATATGGCTAAACAGAAATTAAGATCCTCATTAAATAGTTCCTAATAGGAAGTActaatcctgcttgcagatagttAACAGAATACACTTGCTAGGAACAAGGATCATTTCTGCACAATTACCAATTGTGATTAATTATTAAACATCATGAGTGCAATATTCTCGACCACCAACTGAAGTGATCACGTTAGAAAACCCTTTAAACTTACCCGTTATCTACCATGAACATAACAGGACAATACATAGAGCAAATAGTCCTATAAAACTCGAGAAATAGCTTGTACCATCCAGATTTTGACATAGCACCAAACTTTTTGCTCCATTATGGTATAAAACAAGACCAGAAGTACAGATCTAATCACCCACTGTTGGATAGACAAGCTAAACTACATGTTTATACAAGCAGATGCGGGCCAAAATAATTCCAACTTCGCAGTCTGATCATTATAAAGAATAGTAAAAACAGaagtggttggtgtgtgtgtgtttaacaaGTCATGGCATCAAAAGAATGATTAGCTTTGTTTTTCAACGTGGATAACAAGAGCAGCTAGATTCAACATTTTTTCCTCGAACACACATCAAAATTCAAAATACATGTCGCTTCGTAGAATCAATATATAATCATTATATAGATGTACCCTTTTTCTGACAGAACCAAAACTAAACCACACATTTACTTGACAATAAAAACAATGGTCAAATCGAGACTGAACACGTTAATTTGCTAGAGCTAATGCTAGTAAATAGGAATTGAACAAGCCCATTTTTCAGGTCTTAACATTGTAAATAGTTTCAGTAGGTATGTATAAACTatgaactgaaaataaaacaaggAGCAGCGATTACTATTGCAATATATGGGCGCCTTGTGGTGTCATTGATCTTTAGCAATTGCATAAGCTCCTCCTCAAAATGGAAACCAGCAAGAGACGCGTAGCAGAAACGAGTGATGCCAACCACTGATGCGCGAATCTTATGAGACAATGAGAAAGAATCATTGACAAAGATTGCTGCACCTGAAGCTAGCTTCTGAGAAAAATCATTGCAGTTTGCATTTTCTCCCCTGAAGTTCAAAAGATTTTCAAACAAGATAATATCATTCTGCACCCATTCTTCCTTCTTACATGATGTTAAACCAGGGACACCATTCACTGGAATGACCTTTACTTGAAGAAGCGATGACATGTAGTCTGATGATCAGCATTTATTACAGATTATTTTCAGTTATCAAGAATGAACAAAAGAAGCTATTCTGAATAAGTAGCTGTATCTGAAATATGTGATTCTGAATACATGACAAAATTAAACATGAGAAAAGATACAAGGGAGAAATGCAGTTGTCCAGACATTTAATACATGGGTGCTAAATATAGCATCATTACTCGGTTTCTCTAATAATACAAATACTTTTGgtttataaataaataaataaattacagGTTTGGGTTCAAACGTGTAATCTTTGTCAGATGCCCTGGCTTACTGACGTCAGAATCATTATGATGCAAACTGAACAATTGTTTTTGGGTTCTAGAGTGCAACAATATCTAACAACTTATCAGTATAAAGTTTGGCATAAGCATATTAGAATATGAATTTCAAATAACCTGCAAAAGATTCAGTTGACTCGAGCACAGGATTAACAGATTGGAGGACTGGATCCCAACTGGTAACTAGAAGAACTTTCCCTCCTGCTTTGTACAGGTATTTGATAGTTGACAGTGTCCTTTTCAGTGACAAACTACATAACCCAAGAGGATCCAATAGAAGTACAGAATCAAGTCGCACCAAGACCACCTCTCCATAAAGTTTTTCAACTGGGAAATTCCTAAGAGTTTGCACGTGCAGATAAGAAGTTGACCTATCAACACAAGAATATTTGTCCTGAAACAGATATATAAAAGAAAATGTTAGTAGTCCATACTATCAGTGGGTTAACATGTTATGCCTAACACTTATGAGAAGATTCGGAAAGTAAATACTGCTTGACAGGACTACATCATAGAAAATAAACACTTTGTTTTTATCCTTCGATTCAGAAAGGTTCATTCATCCATAGCGTTCAacatgacataaaacataggacatACAAATGCAACATTTCACTATTTTTTTTCCATAATTAACCAAAAATCAAACACGACAGTGATTGATATTCAACTATATTTAGCATTCAGTGCATTCTGGAGTACCTCCTTCTGAAGATGAGCTACATTTCCAGTAGAACGTGGCACCTGACAGCATTGTACTCTACATAACGGTCTTTGACTCCCTACAATAAGAAACTTAAGATTCAGCACAATTAGCCTGGAACTGGGGCAGGGTATTGCACCCACAAATCCTTGAGGAGTCGAGGCTAATCACAAAGATATGAAAAACGAGATAACGCAAAGCATGGTGGGACATCGGGCTCACCAGAGATGCAACAGCTATTTCCAGTACACTCGTAGGATCCACCAAATGGCGGCCATGATTCTCGCCAGCGAGATGTTGCAGAGCTCAACTGAACGCCACAAACCTGCATGAAGCCTTCCTTCTGAAATCTCAACTAGTACTTGGTGCGCCGATGCTGAAATTTCAGCCCTGAATCAACAGAGATCGAAATGTAAGTACCAAGGTGGAGGCGAGAGCACAAGCTGAGACGCAGTGCCGCGGACCCTCGGAAGGGGCCATGGGCATCGTTCAGTTGCAGAGCTGCAAATTACAGGGGCAGGCATGTGCTGCTACATGCTGCAGCAGCTAGCCGTGAATTTCTGCGTCGCAGCTCGCAGTGATGCGA encodes:
- the LOC123429686 gene encoding phosphoglycerate kinase-like isoform X2, encoding MQVCGVQLSSATSRWRESWPPFGGSYECTGNSCCISGSQRPLCRVQCCQVPRSTGNVAHLQKEDKYSCVDRSTSYLHVQTLRNFPVEKLYGEVVLVRLDSVLLLDPLGLCSLSLKRTLSTIKYLYKAGGKVLLVTSWDPVLQSVNPVLESTESFADYMSSLLQVKVIPVNGVPGLTSCKKEEWVQNDIILFENLLNFRGENANCNDFSQKLASGAAIFVNDSFSLSHKIRASVVGITRFCYASLAGFHFEEELMQLLKINDTTRRPYIAIIGGSNFLRKAPALHLLASQCDGLFLVGKLSFQIMNGLGIPVPSCLIEKNATKEVVQLIEIAHNRNIPIYYPTDLWCLNSNNNEQLEIFDSAELLSGLISLGWTPVDIGPSTLERISSLLLSCKKILWIGTTTSYDLTEEFSVGATQLGQILNKASHNSCDVIIVGSAACKAVKGISDSSSQYTAFENESVVWEFLKGRILPGIAALDKSYPYQIPWDDVFSDTEQPLFVDIGSGNGLFLFQMARNWEGSNFLGLEMNEKLVVRCLKDVASAGKRNLYFLSTNATSTFRSIVSSYPGQLTLVAIQCPNPDFNKEQNRWRMVRRMLVEAVADLLQVNGKDTSIASRMHVCLCNYGIKLSQMENTSL
- the LOC123429686 gene encoding phosphoglycerate kinase-like isoform X1 codes for the protein MQVCGVQLSSATSRWRESWPPFGGSYECTGNSCCISGSQRPLCRVQCCQVPRSTGNVAHLQKEDKYSCVDRSTSYLHVQTLRNFPVEKLYGEVVLVRLDSVLLLDPLGLCSLSLKRTLSTIKYLYKAGGKVLLVTSWDPVLQSVNPVLESTESFADYMSSLLQVKVIPVNGVPGLTSCKKEEWVQNDIILFENLLNFRGENANCNDFSQKLASGAAIFVNDSFSLSHKIRASVVGITRFCYASLAGFHFEEELMQLLKINDTTRRPYIAIIGGSNFLRKAPALHLLASQCDGLFLVGKLSFQIMNGLGIPVPSCLIEKNATKEVVQLIEIAHNRNIPIYYPTDLWCLNSNNNEQLEIFDSAELLSGLISLGWTPVDIGPSTLERISSLLLSCKKILWIGTTTSYDLTEEFSVGATQLGQILNKASHNSCDVIIVGSAACKAVKGISDSSSQYTAFENESVVWEFLKGRILPGIAALDKSYPYQIPWDDVFSDTEQPLFVDIGSGNGLFLFQMARNWEGSNFLGLEMNEKLVVRCLKDVASAGKRNLYFLSTNATSTFRSIVSSYPGQLTLVAIQCPNPDFNKEQNRWRMVRRMLVEAVADLLQVNGKIYLQSDVESVLLGMKEQFISHGKGQLVVDSDDSGNCRMENPFGVVSDWERHVLARGAPMYRTMLRKV